Proteins co-encoded in one Terriglobales bacterium genomic window:
- a CDS encoding PKD domain-containing protein has product MRLTRDYVRCLLVLLYLLLLLIFLALLTACGSSHGTLEPADNAGPSTPSNPPPASGPASTTTLQAETANNSSASDTFAPPLNGLPKPTNVSKVDSHSLLYSGSTTQIYAHLLGWFGESGHMDVGYKSNDQAQVHRQVEDMVSRGIQGAILDWFGPNESVVNGTAMALRTEAEAHSGFQFAVTEDAGALFDAAKANGCDVTAQLLDDLNYINTQFVPSSAYLRVNGRPVIFMFGVDAYYVDWNQVRSKVANDPMLLFRGVDGLTRPISDGAFQWEDTNADPFHPASPNPFDPALGAQDAFYKTSAAGRFVVGSVYRGFNDSLAPWGIDRFVHSRCGQTWLDTFGEIGKFYSSSSQLPALQIVTWNDYDEGTAIETGIDNCVFLQPSISGNQLSWSVGGGPESTIDHYTVFSSADGQNLAKLADVPVGTHSLDLSSFNLTSTTLFIKAVGRPSIQNKMSPAIAFRAGDQPPVVNIAVSQPQPLTITVSTAGSTDPDGSLASSTIDFGDGTAAAAGPSATHTYQSVGTYDITATVVDNAGASSVAIQRVSAKGTAAGVTIFSPTSGSVVNWPTPNFVGSADMANPIKQMNVLVSGTQIYASDMDVLNTPLKIYSGNQHVEIQAVDATGATASNAADASAEPGDPAPVPAIQVTPLPQVGANTVLLCGANWQAPNRFVNAYRWTFSDGNSPAFVPGVVHTFPTSGTFSVTEQVINEFGAPGSITQSVTVSAASTARATTTVHIQDEQTQKQNLPIRLPQSR; this is encoded by the coding sequence TTGCGCCTGACTCGCGACTACGTACGCTGTCTGCTCGTGCTCTTATATTTGCTCCTGCTGTTAATATTTCTCGCCCTTCTCACCGCCTGCGGCAGTAGTCACGGAACGCTAGAGCCCGCCGACAATGCTGGCCCCTCGACCCCATCGAATCCACCGCCCGCAAGCGGTCCGGCCTCTACCACAACTTTGCAGGCAGAAACCGCCAACAACTCCAGCGCCAGCGATACATTTGCCCCGCCGCTAAACGGACTGCCGAAGCCCACCAACGTCAGCAAAGTGGACTCGCACTCGCTGCTCTACAGCGGATCAACCACCCAGATCTACGCACACCTGTTGGGTTGGTTCGGCGAATCCGGACACATGGATGTTGGCTATAAGTCCAACGATCAGGCCCAGGTGCACCGGCAGGTCGAAGACATGGTAAGTCGCGGGATCCAGGGCGCCATCCTCGATTGGTTCGGTCCCAATGAGAGCGTCGTCAACGGTACCGCTATGGCTCTGCGCACCGAAGCCGAAGCGCATTCCGGATTCCAGTTCGCCGTCACGGAAGATGCCGGCGCCCTGTTCGATGCCGCCAAGGCCAATGGCTGCGATGTCACGGCTCAGCTTCTCGACGATCTGAATTACATCAATACGCAGTTTGTCCCTTCCTCGGCATATCTGCGCGTCAACGGCCGCCCAGTGATCTTCATGTTTGGCGTAGACGCCTACTACGTCGATTGGAATCAGGTTCGCTCCAAGGTCGCCAATGACCCCATGTTGCTGTTTCGCGGCGTTGATGGCCTCACTCGGCCCATCAGCGACGGCGCATTTCAATGGGAAGATACCAACGCCGACCCGTTCCATCCCGCATCACCCAACCCATTCGATCCCGCGCTCGGGGCGCAGGACGCCTTCTATAAGACAAGTGCAGCCGGCCGCTTCGTGGTTGGTTCCGTCTATCGAGGCTTTAACGACTCGCTGGCTCCCTGGGGAATCGACCGATTCGTGCATTCGCGCTGCGGCCAGACCTGGCTCGACACCTTCGGCGAGATTGGGAAGTTCTATTCCAGCAGTTCGCAGTTGCCAGCGCTTCAGATCGTGACCTGGAATGACTATGACGAAGGCACAGCCATCGAGACCGGCATTGATAATTGTGTCTTCCTTCAGCCCAGCATCTCCGGAAATCAACTCAGCTGGAGTGTTGGCGGCGGGCCTGAAAGCACCATCGATCACTACACTGTCTTTTCCAGTGCCGACGGGCAGAACCTCGCCAAGCTCGCGGATGTACCGGTCGGCACGCACTCGCTCGACCTCAGTTCTTTCAACCTTACATCCACGACGTTGTTCATAAAGGCTGTAGGCCGTCCAAGTATTCAGAACAAAATGTCGCCCGCAATCGCGTTCCGCGCCGGTGATCAGCCGCCGGTGGTTAACATCGCGGTCTCGCAGCCGCAGCCGCTCACCATCACGGTCTCAACTGCCGGATCCACCGATCCTGACGGCTCACTCGCAAGCTCCACGATCGATTTCGGAGATGGCACCGCTGCAGCCGCGGGTCCTAGCGCGACCCATACCTACCAGAGCGTGGGCACTTACGACATCACTGCCACTGTCGTCGATAACGCTGGAGCATCCTCGGTAGCCATTCAACGCGTTTCCGCCAAAGGCACCGCGGCTGGAGTAACGATCTTCTCCCCCACTTCCGGAAGTGTTGTGAACTGGCCCACTCCCAATTTCGTGGGATCGGCCGATATGGCAAACCCCATCAAGCAAATGAATGTCCTGGTCTCCGGCACGCAGATCTATGCCAGCGACATGGACGTACTGAATACGCCGCTAAAGATCTACTCTGGCAACCAGCATGTTGAAATACAGGCGGTTGACGCGACGGGCGCCACAGCTTCGAATGCGGCCGACGCTAGCGCCGAGCCAGGAGATCCTGCGCCTGTGCCTGCAATCCAGGTAACACCGCTGCCGCAGGTCGGGGCCAATACCGTGCTGCTGTGCGGCGCGAACTGGCAAGCTCCCAATCGTTTCGTCAATGCTTATCGCTGGACGTTCTCAGATGGCAACTCGCCCGCATTCGTCCCTGGCGTGGTTCACACGTTCCCCACTTCAGGAACGTTTTCGGTGACCGAGCAGGTCATCAATGAATTCGGCGCGCCCGGCTCGATCACGCAAAGCGTTACCGTGAGCGCCGCCAGCACGGCTCGGGCCACCACCACTGTACACATCCAGGACGAGCAAACGCAGAAGCAGAACTTGCCTATCCGCCTGCCTCAGTCAAGATGA